From Pan troglodytes isolate AG18354 chromosome 9, NHGRI_mPanTro3-v2.0_pri, whole genome shotgun sequence, the proteins below share one genomic window:
- the DGKZ gene encoding diacylglycerol kinase zeta isoform X9 codes for MAEGQGGGGQRWNWAGGGRAAEEEVVRRRCRRGEEAQVAQPWPESSRGTAAGPPVEERFRQLHLRKQVSYRKAITKSGLQHLAPPPPTPGAPCSESERQIRSTVDWSESATYGEHIWFETNVSGDFCYVGEQYCVARMLKSVSRRKCAACKIVVHTPCIEQLEKINFRCKPSFRESGSRNVREPTFVRHHWVHRRRQDGKCRHCGKGFQQKFTFHSKEIVAISCSWCKQAYHSKVSCFMLQQIEEPCSLGVHAAVVIPPTWILRARRPQNTLKASKKKKRASFKRKSSKKGPEEGRWRPFIIRPTPSPLMKPLLVFVNPKSGGNQGAKIIQSFLWYLNPRQVFDLSQGGPKEALEMYRKVHNLRILACGGDGTVGWILSTLDQLRLKPPPPVAILPLGTGNDLARTLNWGGGYTDEPVSKILSHVEEGNVVQLDRWDLHAEPNPEAGPEDRDEGATDRLPLDVFNNYFSLGFDAHVTLEFHESREANPEKFNSRFRNKMFYAGTAFSDFLMGSSKDLAKHIRVVCDGMDLTPKIQDLKPQCVVFLNIPRYCAGTMPWGHPGEHHDFEPQRHDDGYLEVIGFTMTSLAALQVGGHGERLTQCREVVLTTSKAIPVQVDGEPCKLAASRIRIALRNQATMVQKAKRRSATPLHSDQQPVPEQLRIQVSRVSMHDYEALHYDKEQLKEASVPLGTVVVPGDSDLELCRAHIERLQQEPDGAGAKSPTCQKLSPKWCFLDATTASRFYRIDRAQEHLNYVTEIAQDEIYILDPELLGASARPDLPTPTSPLPTSPCSPTPRSLQGDAAPPQGEELIEAAKRNDFCKLQELHRAGGDLMHRDEQSRTLLHHAVSTGSKDVVRYLLDHAPPEILDAVEENGETCLHQAAALGQRTICHYIVEAGASLMKTDQQGDTPRQRAEKAQDTELAAYLENRQHYQMIQREDQETAV; via the exons GAAAGCCATCACCAAGTCGGGCCTCCAGCACCTGGCCCCCCCTCCGCCCACCCCTGGGGCCCCGTGCAGCGAGTCAGAGCGGCAGATCCGGAGTACAGTGGACTGGAGC GAGTCAGCGACATATGGGGAGCACATCTGGTTCGAGACCAACGTGTCCGGGGACTTCTGCTACGTTGGGGAGCAGTACTGTGTAGCCAGGATGCTG AAGTCAGTGTCTCGAAGAAAGTGCGCAGCCTGCAAGATTGTGGTGCACACGCCCTGCATTGAGCAGCTGGAGAAG ATAAATTTTCGCTGTAAGCCGTCCTTCCGTGAATCAGGCTCCAGGAATGTCCGCGAG CCAACCTTTGTACGGCACCACTGGGTACACAGACGACGCCAGGACGGCAAGTGTCGGCACTGTGGGAAG GGATTCCAGCAGAAGTTCACCTTCCACAGCAAGGAGATTGTGGCCATCAGCTGCTCGTGGTGCAAGCAGGCA TACCACAGCAAGGTGTCCTGCTTCATGCTGCAGCAGATCGAGGAGCCGTGCTCGCTGGGGGTCCACGCAGCCGTGGTCATCCCGCCCACCTGGATCCTCCGCGCCCGGAGGCCCCAG AATACTCTGAAAGCaagcaagaagaagaagagggcaTCCTTCAAGAGGAAGTCCAGCAAGAAAGGGCCTGAG GAGGGCCGCTGGAGACCCTTCATCATCAggcccaccccctcccccctcATGAAGCCCCTGCTGGTGTTTGTGAACCCCAAGAGTGGGGGCAACCAG GGTGCAAAGATCATCCAGTCTTTCCTCTGGTATCTCAATCCCCGACAAGTCTTCGACCTGAGCCAGGGAGGGCCCAAGGAGGC GCTGGAGATGTACCGCAAAGTGCACAACCTGCGGATCCTGGCGTGCGGGGGCGACGGCACG gtGGGCTGGATCCTCTCCACCCTGGACCAGCTACGCCTGAAGCCGCCACCCCCTGTTGCCATCCTGCCCCTGGGTACTGGCAACGACTTGGCCCGAACCCTCAACTGGGGTGGG GGCTACACAGATGAGCCTGTGTCCAAGATCCTCTCCCACGTGGAGGAGGGGAACGTGGTACAGCTGGACCGCTGGGACCTCCACGCTGAGCCCAACCCCGAGGCAGGGCCTGAGGACCGAGATGAAGGCGCCACCGACCGG TTGCCCCTGGATGTCTTCAACAactacttcagcctgggcttTGACGCCCACGTCACCCTGGAGTTCCACGAGTCTCGAG AGGCCAACCCAGAGAAATTCAACAGCCGCTTTCGGAATAAGATGTTCTACGCCGGG ACAGCTTTCTCTGACTTCCTGATGGGCAGCTCCAAGGACCTGGCCAAGCACATCCGAGTGGTG TGTGATGGAATGGACTTGACTCCCAAGATCCAGGACCTGAAACCCCAGTGTGTTGTTTTCCTGAACATCCCCAG GTACTGTGCGGGCACCATGCCCTGGGGCCACCCTGGGGAGCACCACGACTTTGAGCCCCAGCGGCATGACGACGGCTACCTCGAGGTCATTGGCTTCACCATGACGTCGTTG GCCGCGCTGCAGGTGGGCGGACACGGCGAGCGGCTGACGCAGTGTCGCGAGGTGGTGCTCACCACATCCAAGGCCATCCCGGTGCAGGTGGATGGCGAGCCCTGCAAGCTTGCAGCCTCACGCATCCGCATCGCCCTGCGCAACCAGGCCACCATGGTGCAGAAGGCCAAGCGGCGGAGCGCCACCCCCCTGCACAGCGA CCAGCAGCCGGTGCCAGAGCAGTTGCGCATCCAGGTGAGTCGCGTCAGCATGCACGACTATGAGGCCCTGCACTACGACAAGgagcagctcaaggaggcct CCGTGCCGCTGGGCACTGTGGTGGTCCCAGGAGACAGTGACCTAGAGCTCTGCCGTGCCCACATTGAGAGACTCCAGCAG GAGCCCGATGGTGCTGGAGCCAAGTCCCCGACATGCCAGAAACTGTCCCCCAAGTGGTGCTTCCTGGACG CCACCACTGCCAGCCGCTTCTACAGGATCGACCGCGCCCAG GAGCACCTCAACTATGTGACTGAGATCGCACAGGATGAGATTTATATCCTGGACCCTGAGCTGCTGGGGGCATCGGCCCGGCCTGACCTCCCAACCCCcacttcccctctccccacctcacccTGCTCACCCACGCCCCG GTCACTGCAAGGGGATGCTGCACCCCCTCAAG GTGAAGAGCTGATTGAGGCTGCCAAGAGGAACGACTTCTGTAAG CTCCAGGAGCTGCACCGAGCTGGGGGCGACCTCATGCACCGAGACGAGCAGAGTCGCACGCTCCTGCACCACGCAGTCAGCACTGGCAGCAAGGATGTGGTCCGCTACCTGCTGGACCACG CCCCCCCAGAGATCCTTGATGCGGTGGAGGAAAA CGGGGAGACCTGTTTGCACCAAGCAGCGGCCCTGGGCCAGCGCACCATCTGCCACTACATCGTGGAGGCCGGGGCCTCGCTCATGAAGACAGACCAGCAG GGCGACACTCCCCGGCAGCGGGCTGAGAAGGCTCAGGACACCGAGCTGGCCGCCTACCTGGAGAACCGGCAGCACTACCAGATGATCCAGCGGGAGGACCAGGAGACGGCTGTGTAG
- the DGKZ gene encoding diacylglycerol kinase zeta isoform X11 — MEPRDGSPEARSSDSESASASSSGSERDAGPEPDKAPRRLNKRRFPGLRLFGHRKAITKSGLQHLAPPPPTPGAPCSESERQIRSTVDWSESATYGEHIWFETNVSGDFCYVGEQYCVARMLKSVSRRKCAACKIVVHTPCIEQLEKINFRCKPSFRESGSRNVREPTFVRHHWVHRRRQDGKCRHCGKGFQQKFTFHSKEIVAISCSWCKQAYHSKVSCFMLQQIEEPCSLGVHAAVVIPPTWILRARRPQNTLKASKKKKRASFKRKSSKKGPEEGRWRPFIIRPTPSPLMKPLLVFVNPKSGGNQGAKIIQSFLWYLNPRQVFDLSQGGPKEALEMYRKVHNLRILACGGDGTVGWILSTLDQLRLKPPPPVAILPLGTGNDLARTLNWGGGYTDEPVSKILSHVEEGNVVQLDRWDLHAEPNPEAGPEDRDEGATDRLPLDVFNNYFSLGFDAHVTLEFHESREANPEKFNSRFRNKMFYAGTAFSDFLMGSSKDLAKHIRVVCDGMDLTPKIQDLKPQCVVFLNIPRYCAGTMPWGHPGEHHDFEPQRHDDGYLEVIGFTMTSLAALQVGGHGERLTQCREVVLTTSKAIPVQVDGEPCKLAASRIRIALRNQATMVQKAKRRSATPLHSDQQPVPEQLRIQVSRVSMHDYEALHYDKEQLKEASVPLGTVVVPGDSDLELCRAHIERLQQEPDGAGAKSPTCQKLSPKWCFLDATTASRFYRIDRAQEHLNYVTEIAQDEIYILDPELLGASARPDLPTPTSPLPTSPCSPTPRSLQGDAAPPQGEELIEAAKRNDFCKLQELHRAGGDLMHRDEQSRTLLHHAVSTGSKDVVRYLLDHAPPEILDAVEENGETCLHQAAALGQRTICHYIVEAGASLMKTDQQGDTPRQRAEKAQDTELAAYLENRQHYQMIQREDQETAV, encoded by the exons GAAAGCCATCACCAAGTCGGGCCTCCAGCACCTGGCCCCCCCTCCGCCCACCCCTGGGGCCCCGTGCAGCGAGTCAGAGCGGCAGATCCGGAGTACAGTGGACTGGAGC GAGTCAGCGACATATGGGGAGCACATCTGGTTCGAGACCAACGTGTCCGGGGACTTCTGCTACGTTGGGGAGCAGTACTGTGTAGCCAGGATGCTG AAGTCAGTGTCTCGAAGAAAGTGCGCAGCCTGCAAGATTGTGGTGCACACGCCCTGCATTGAGCAGCTGGAGAAG ATAAATTTTCGCTGTAAGCCGTCCTTCCGTGAATCAGGCTCCAGGAATGTCCGCGAG CCAACCTTTGTACGGCACCACTGGGTACACAGACGACGCCAGGACGGCAAGTGTCGGCACTGTGGGAAG GGATTCCAGCAGAAGTTCACCTTCCACAGCAAGGAGATTGTGGCCATCAGCTGCTCGTGGTGCAAGCAGGCA TACCACAGCAAGGTGTCCTGCTTCATGCTGCAGCAGATCGAGGAGCCGTGCTCGCTGGGGGTCCACGCAGCCGTGGTCATCCCGCCCACCTGGATCCTCCGCGCCCGGAGGCCCCAG AATACTCTGAAAGCaagcaagaagaagaagagggcaTCCTTCAAGAGGAAGTCCAGCAAGAAAGGGCCTGAG GAGGGCCGCTGGAGACCCTTCATCATCAggcccaccccctcccccctcATGAAGCCCCTGCTGGTGTTTGTGAACCCCAAGAGTGGGGGCAACCAG GGTGCAAAGATCATCCAGTCTTTCCTCTGGTATCTCAATCCCCGACAAGTCTTCGACCTGAGCCAGGGAGGGCCCAAGGAGGC GCTGGAGATGTACCGCAAAGTGCACAACCTGCGGATCCTGGCGTGCGGGGGCGACGGCACG gtGGGCTGGATCCTCTCCACCCTGGACCAGCTACGCCTGAAGCCGCCACCCCCTGTTGCCATCCTGCCCCTGGGTACTGGCAACGACTTGGCCCGAACCCTCAACTGGGGTGGG GGCTACACAGATGAGCCTGTGTCCAAGATCCTCTCCCACGTGGAGGAGGGGAACGTGGTACAGCTGGACCGCTGGGACCTCCACGCTGAGCCCAACCCCGAGGCAGGGCCTGAGGACCGAGATGAAGGCGCCACCGACCGG TTGCCCCTGGATGTCTTCAACAactacttcagcctgggcttTGACGCCCACGTCACCCTGGAGTTCCACGAGTCTCGAG AGGCCAACCCAGAGAAATTCAACAGCCGCTTTCGGAATAAGATGTTCTACGCCGGG ACAGCTTTCTCTGACTTCCTGATGGGCAGCTCCAAGGACCTGGCCAAGCACATCCGAGTGGTG TGTGATGGAATGGACTTGACTCCCAAGATCCAGGACCTGAAACCCCAGTGTGTTGTTTTCCTGAACATCCCCAG GTACTGTGCGGGCACCATGCCCTGGGGCCACCCTGGGGAGCACCACGACTTTGAGCCCCAGCGGCATGACGACGGCTACCTCGAGGTCATTGGCTTCACCATGACGTCGTTG GCCGCGCTGCAGGTGGGCGGACACGGCGAGCGGCTGACGCAGTGTCGCGAGGTGGTGCTCACCACATCCAAGGCCATCCCGGTGCAGGTGGATGGCGAGCCCTGCAAGCTTGCAGCCTCACGCATCCGCATCGCCCTGCGCAACCAGGCCACCATGGTGCAGAAGGCCAAGCGGCGGAGCGCCACCCCCCTGCACAGCGA CCAGCAGCCGGTGCCAGAGCAGTTGCGCATCCAGGTGAGTCGCGTCAGCATGCACGACTATGAGGCCCTGCACTACGACAAGgagcagctcaaggaggcct CCGTGCCGCTGGGCACTGTGGTGGTCCCAGGAGACAGTGACCTAGAGCTCTGCCGTGCCCACATTGAGAGACTCCAGCAG GAGCCCGATGGTGCTGGAGCCAAGTCCCCGACATGCCAGAAACTGTCCCCCAAGTGGTGCTTCCTGGACG CCACCACTGCCAGCCGCTTCTACAGGATCGACCGCGCCCAG GAGCACCTCAACTATGTGACTGAGATCGCACAGGATGAGATTTATATCCTGGACCCTGAGCTGCTGGGGGCATCGGCCCGGCCTGACCTCCCAACCCCcacttcccctctccccacctcacccTGCTCACCCACGCCCCG GTCACTGCAAGGGGATGCTGCACCCCCTCAAG GTGAAGAGCTGATTGAGGCTGCCAAGAGGAACGACTTCTGTAAG CTCCAGGAGCTGCACCGAGCTGGGGGCGACCTCATGCACCGAGACGAGCAGAGTCGCACGCTCCTGCACCACGCAGTCAGCACTGGCAGCAAGGATGTGGTCCGCTACCTGCTGGACCACG CCCCCCCAGAGATCCTTGATGCGGTGGAGGAAAA CGGGGAGACCTGTTTGCACCAAGCAGCGGCCCTGGGCCAGCGCACCATCTGCCACTACATCGTGGAGGCCGGGGCCTCGCTCATGAAGACAGACCAGCAG GGCGACACTCCCCGGCAGCGGGCTGAGAAGGCTCAGGACACCGAGCTGGCCGCCTACCTGGAGAACCGGCAGCACTACCAGATGATCCAGCGGGAGGACCAGGAGACGGCTGTGTAG
- the DGKZ gene encoding diacylglycerol kinase zeta isoform X10, translating to MEPRDGSPEARSSDSESASASSSGSERDAGPEPDKAPRRLNKRRFPGLRLFGHRKAITKSGLQHLAPPPPTPGAPCSESERQIRSTVDWSESATYGEHIWFETNVSGDFCYVGEQYCVARMLQKSVSRRKCAACKIVVHTPCIEQLEKINFRCKPSFRESGSRNVREPTFVRHHWVHRRRQDGKCRHCGKGFQQKFTFHSKEIVAISCSWCKQAYHSKVSCFMLQQIEEPCSLGVHAAVVIPPTWILRARRPQNTLKASKKKKRASFKRKSSKKGPEEGRWRPFIIRPTPSPLMKPLLVFVNPKSGGNQGAKIIQSFLWYLNPRQVFDLSQGGPKEALEMYRKVHNLRILACGGDGTVGWILSTLDQLRLKPPPPVAILPLGTGNDLARTLNWGGGYTDEPVSKILSHVEEGNVVQLDRWDLHAEPNPEAGPEDRDEGATDRLPLDVFNNYFSLGFDAHVTLEFHESREANPEKFNSRFRNKMFYAGTAFSDFLMGSSKDLAKHIRVVCDGMDLTPKIQDLKPQCVVFLNIPRYCAGTMPWGHPGEHHDFEPQRHDDGYLEVIGFTMTSLAALQVGGHGERLTQCREVVLTTSKAIPVQVDGEPCKLAASRIRIALRNQATMVQKAKRRSATPLHSDQQPVPEQLRIQVSRVSMHDYEALHYDKEQLKEASVPLGTVVVPGDSDLELCRAHIERLQQEPDGAGAKSPTCQKLSPKWCFLDATTASRFYRIDRAQEHLNYVTEIAQDEIYILDPELLGASARPDLPTPTSPLPTSPCSPTPRSLQGDAAPPQGEELIEAAKRNDFCKLQELHRAGGDLMHRDEQSRTLLHHAVSTGSKDVVRYLLDHAPPEILDAVEENGETCLHQAAALGQRTICHYIVEAGASLMKTDQQGDTPRQRAEKAQDTELAAYLENRQHYQMIQREDQETAV from the exons GAAAGCCATCACCAAGTCGGGCCTCCAGCACCTGGCCCCCCCTCCGCCCACCCCTGGGGCCCCGTGCAGCGAGTCAGAGCGGCAGATCCGGAGTACAGTGGACTGGAGC GAGTCAGCGACATATGGGGAGCACATCTGGTTCGAGACCAACGTGTCCGGGGACTTCTGCTACGTTGGGGAGCAGTACTGTGTAGCCAGGATGCTG CAGAAGTCAGTGTCTCGAAGAAAGTGCGCAGCCTGCAAGATTGTGGTGCACACGCCCTGCATTGAGCAGCTGGAGAAG ATAAATTTTCGCTGTAAGCCGTCCTTCCGTGAATCAGGCTCCAGGAATGTCCGCGAG CCAACCTTTGTACGGCACCACTGGGTACACAGACGACGCCAGGACGGCAAGTGTCGGCACTGTGGGAAG GGATTCCAGCAGAAGTTCACCTTCCACAGCAAGGAGATTGTGGCCATCAGCTGCTCGTGGTGCAAGCAGGCA TACCACAGCAAGGTGTCCTGCTTCATGCTGCAGCAGATCGAGGAGCCGTGCTCGCTGGGGGTCCACGCAGCCGTGGTCATCCCGCCCACCTGGATCCTCCGCGCCCGGAGGCCCCAG AATACTCTGAAAGCaagcaagaagaagaagagggcaTCCTTCAAGAGGAAGTCCAGCAAGAAAGGGCCTGAG GAGGGCCGCTGGAGACCCTTCATCATCAggcccaccccctcccccctcATGAAGCCCCTGCTGGTGTTTGTGAACCCCAAGAGTGGGGGCAACCAG GGTGCAAAGATCATCCAGTCTTTCCTCTGGTATCTCAATCCCCGACAAGTCTTCGACCTGAGCCAGGGAGGGCCCAAGGAGGC GCTGGAGATGTACCGCAAAGTGCACAACCTGCGGATCCTGGCGTGCGGGGGCGACGGCACG gtGGGCTGGATCCTCTCCACCCTGGACCAGCTACGCCTGAAGCCGCCACCCCCTGTTGCCATCCTGCCCCTGGGTACTGGCAACGACTTGGCCCGAACCCTCAACTGGGGTGGG GGCTACACAGATGAGCCTGTGTCCAAGATCCTCTCCCACGTGGAGGAGGGGAACGTGGTACAGCTGGACCGCTGGGACCTCCACGCTGAGCCCAACCCCGAGGCAGGGCCTGAGGACCGAGATGAAGGCGCCACCGACCGG TTGCCCCTGGATGTCTTCAACAactacttcagcctgggcttTGACGCCCACGTCACCCTGGAGTTCCACGAGTCTCGAG AGGCCAACCCAGAGAAATTCAACAGCCGCTTTCGGAATAAGATGTTCTACGCCGGG ACAGCTTTCTCTGACTTCCTGATGGGCAGCTCCAAGGACCTGGCCAAGCACATCCGAGTGGTG TGTGATGGAATGGACTTGACTCCCAAGATCCAGGACCTGAAACCCCAGTGTGTTGTTTTCCTGAACATCCCCAG GTACTGTGCGGGCACCATGCCCTGGGGCCACCCTGGGGAGCACCACGACTTTGAGCCCCAGCGGCATGACGACGGCTACCTCGAGGTCATTGGCTTCACCATGACGTCGTTG GCCGCGCTGCAGGTGGGCGGACACGGCGAGCGGCTGACGCAGTGTCGCGAGGTGGTGCTCACCACATCCAAGGCCATCCCGGTGCAGGTGGATGGCGAGCCCTGCAAGCTTGCAGCCTCACGCATCCGCATCGCCCTGCGCAACCAGGCCACCATGGTGCAGAAGGCCAAGCGGCGGAGCGCCACCCCCCTGCACAGCGA CCAGCAGCCGGTGCCAGAGCAGTTGCGCATCCAGGTGAGTCGCGTCAGCATGCACGACTATGAGGCCCTGCACTACGACAAGgagcagctcaaggaggcct CCGTGCCGCTGGGCACTGTGGTGGTCCCAGGAGACAGTGACCTAGAGCTCTGCCGTGCCCACATTGAGAGACTCCAGCAG GAGCCCGATGGTGCTGGAGCCAAGTCCCCGACATGCCAGAAACTGTCCCCCAAGTGGTGCTTCCTGGACG CCACCACTGCCAGCCGCTTCTACAGGATCGACCGCGCCCAG GAGCACCTCAACTATGTGACTGAGATCGCACAGGATGAGATTTATATCCTGGACCCTGAGCTGCTGGGGGCATCGGCCCGGCCTGACCTCCCAACCCCcacttcccctctccccacctcacccTGCTCACCCACGCCCCG GTCACTGCAAGGGGATGCTGCACCCCCTCAAG GTGAAGAGCTGATTGAGGCTGCCAAGAGGAACGACTTCTGTAAG CTCCAGGAGCTGCACCGAGCTGGGGGCGACCTCATGCACCGAGACGAGCAGAGTCGCACGCTCCTGCACCACGCAGTCAGCACTGGCAGCAAGGATGTGGTCCGCTACCTGCTGGACCACG CCCCCCCAGAGATCCTTGATGCGGTGGAGGAAAA CGGGGAGACCTGTTTGCACCAAGCAGCGGCCCTGGGCCAGCGCACCATCTGCCACTACATCGTGGAGGCCGGGGCCTCGCTCATGAAGACAGACCAGCAG GGCGACACTCCCCGGCAGCGGGCTGAGAAGGCTCAGGACACCGAGCTGGCCGCCTACCTGGAGAACCGGCAGCACTACCAGATGATCCAGCGGGAGGACCAGGAGACGGCTGTGTAG
- the DGKZ gene encoding diacylglycerol kinase zeta isoform X6, which translates to MSPEPVVLSLGGQRPLAGPPPSTPPPSGSAERGRESPGRMSAPGAGHSAGGSCNESSALGPVEALGTEEGERPGSLRQMWRYRSWDVPQIPSEAPQTQKAITKSGLQHLAPPPPTPGAPCSESERQIRSTVDWSESATYGEHIWFETNVSGDFCYVGEQYCVARMLQKSVSRRKCAACKIVVHTPCIEQLEKINFRCKPSFRESGSRNVREPTFVRHHWVHRRRQDGKCRHCGKGFQQKFTFHSKEIVAISCSWCKQAYHSKVSCFMLQQIEEPCSLGVHAAVVIPPTWILRARRPQNTLKASKKKKRASFKRKSSKKGPEEGRWRPFIIRPTPSPLMKPLLVFVNPKSGGNQGAKIIQSFLWYLNPRQVFDLSQGGPKEALEMYRKVHNLRILACGGDGTVGWILSTLDQLRLKPPPPVAILPLGTGNDLARTLNWGGGYTDEPVSKILSHVEEGNVVQLDRWDLHAEPNPEAGPEDRDEGATDRLPLDVFNNYFSLGFDAHVTLEFHESREANPEKFNSRFRNKMFYAGTAFSDFLMGSSKDLAKHIRVVCDGMDLTPKIQDLKPQCVVFLNIPRYCAGTMPWGHPGEHHDFEPQRHDDGYLEVIGFTMTSLAALQVGGHGERLTQCREVVLTTSKAIPVQVDGEPCKLAASRIRIALRNQATMVQKAKRRSATPLHSDQQPVPEQLRIQVSRVSMHDYEALHYDKEQLKEASVPLGTVVVPGDSDLELCRAHIERLQQEPDGAGAKSPTCQKLSPKWCFLDATTASRFYRIDRAQEHLNYVTEIAQDEIYILDPELLGASARPDLPTPTSPLPTSPCSPTPRSLQGDAAPPQGEELIEAAKRNDFCKLQELHRAGGDLMHRDEQSRTLLHHAVSTGSKDVVRYLLDHAPPEILDAVEENGETCLHQAAALGQRTICHYIVEAGASLMKTDQQGDTPRQRAEKAQDTELAAYLENRQHYQMIQREDQETAV; encoded by the exons GAAAGCCATCACCAAGTCGGGCCTCCAGCACCTGGCCCCCCCTCCGCCCACCCCTGGGGCCCCGTGCAGCGAGTCAGAGCGGCAGATCCGGAGTACAGTGGACTGGAGC GAGTCAGCGACATATGGGGAGCACATCTGGTTCGAGACCAACGTGTCCGGGGACTTCTGCTACGTTGGGGAGCAGTACTGTGTAGCCAGGATGCTG CAGAAGTCAGTGTCTCGAAGAAAGTGCGCAGCCTGCAAGATTGTGGTGCACACGCCCTGCATTGAGCAGCTGGAGAAG ATAAATTTTCGCTGTAAGCCGTCCTTCCGTGAATCAGGCTCCAGGAATGTCCGCGAG CCAACCTTTGTACGGCACCACTGGGTACACAGACGACGCCAGGACGGCAAGTGTCGGCACTGTGGGAAG GGATTCCAGCAGAAGTTCACCTTCCACAGCAAGGAGATTGTGGCCATCAGCTGCTCGTGGTGCAAGCAGGCA TACCACAGCAAGGTGTCCTGCTTCATGCTGCAGCAGATCGAGGAGCCGTGCTCGCTGGGGGTCCACGCAGCCGTGGTCATCCCGCCCACCTGGATCCTCCGCGCCCGGAGGCCCCAG AATACTCTGAAAGCaagcaagaagaagaagagggcaTCCTTCAAGAGGAAGTCCAGCAAGAAAGGGCCTGAG GAGGGCCGCTGGAGACCCTTCATCATCAggcccaccccctcccccctcATGAAGCCCCTGCTGGTGTTTGTGAACCCCAAGAGTGGGGGCAACCAG GGTGCAAAGATCATCCAGTCTTTCCTCTGGTATCTCAATCCCCGACAAGTCTTCGACCTGAGCCAGGGAGGGCCCAAGGAGGC GCTGGAGATGTACCGCAAAGTGCACAACCTGCGGATCCTGGCGTGCGGGGGCGACGGCACG gtGGGCTGGATCCTCTCCACCCTGGACCAGCTACGCCTGAAGCCGCCACCCCCTGTTGCCATCCTGCCCCTGGGTACTGGCAACGACTTGGCCCGAACCCTCAACTGGGGTGGG GGCTACACAGATGAGCCTGTGTCCAAGATCCTCTCCCACGTGGAGGAGGGGAACGTGGTACAGCTGGACCGCTGGGACCTCCACGCTGAGCCCAACCCCGAGGCAGGGCCTGAGGACCGAGATGAAGGCGCCACCGACCGG TTGCCCCTGGATGTCTTCAACAactacttcagcctgggcttTGACGCCCACGTCACCCTGGAGTTCCACGAGTCTCGAG AGGCCAACCCAGAGAAATTCAACAGCCGCTTTCGGAATAAGATGTTCTACGCCGGG ACAGCTTTCTCTGACTTCCTGATGGGCAGCTCCAAGGACCTGGCCAAGCACATCCGAGTGGTG TGTGATGGAATGGACTTGACTCCCAAGATCCAGGACCTGAAACCCCAGTGTGTTGTTTTCCTGAACATCCCCAG GTACTGTGCGGGCACCATGCCCTGGGGCCACCCTGGGGAGCACCACGACTTTGAGCCCCAGCGGCATGACGACGGCTACCTCGAGGTCATTGGCTTCACCATGACGTCGTTG GCCGCGCTGCAGGTGGGCGGACACGGCGAGCGGCTGACGCAGTGTCGCGAGGTGGTGCTCACCACATCCAAGGCCATCCCGGTGCAGGTGGATGGCGAGCCCTGCAAGCTTGCAGCCTCACGCATCCGCATCGCCCTGCGCAACCAGGCCACCATGGTGCAGAAGGCCAAGCGGCGGAGCGCCACCCCCCTGCACAGCGA CCAGCAGCCGGTGCCAGAGCAGTTGCGCATCCAGGTGAGTCGCGTCAGCATGCACGACTATGAGGCCCTGCACTACGACAAGgagcagctcaaggaggcct CCGTGCCGCTGGGCACTGTGGTGGTCCCAGGAGACAGTGACCTAGAGCTCTGCCGTGCCCACATTGAGAGACTCCAGCAG GAGCCCGATGGTGCTGGAGCCAAGTCCCCGACATGCCAGAAACTGTCCCCCAAGTGGTGCTTCCTGGACG CCACCACTGCCAGCCGCTTCTACAGGATCGACCGCGCCCAG GAGCACCTCAACTATGTGACTGAGATCGCACAGGATGAGATTTATATCCTGGACCCTGAGCTGCTGGGGGCATCGGCCCGGCCTGACCTCCCAACCCCcacttcccctctccccacctcacccTGCTCACCCACGCCCCG GTCACTGCAAGGGGATGCTGCACCCCCTCAAG GTGAAGAGCTGATTGAGGCTGCCAAGAGGAACGACTTCTGTAAG CTCCAGGAGCTGCACCGAGCTGGGGGCGACCTCATGCACCGAGACGAGCAGAGTCGCACGCTCCTGCACCACGCAGTCAGCACTGGCAGCAAGGATGTGGTCCGCTACCTGCTGGACCACG CCCCCCCAGAGATCCTTGATGCGGTGGAGGAAAA CGGGGAGACCTGTTTGCACCAAGCAGCGGCCCTGGGCCAGCGCACCATCTGCCACTACATCGTGGAGGCCGGGGCCTCGCTCATGAAGACAGACCAGCAG GGCGACACTCCCCGGCAGCGGGCTGAGAAGGCTCAGGACACCGAGCTGGCCGCCTACCTGGAGAACCGGCAGCACTACCAGATGATCCAGCGGGAGGACCAGGAGACGGCTGTGTAG